The window agatttcattacaaagtacaattgttcatgcaaaaaaaaaaacaagacatatGGGTCTGgaggtgaaaaaaagtaagagttatggattttaaaaggagaggaggaaacaacgaaaatgcaaaaatgaaaattggcctgatcctagacatcttatcccctatccaaaggatagggcataagatgtctgaacgctggggacccccgctgtctccctgctgcacccagcgttcgtttagagcgtttggCGCAGCCCTTGAGGTTGGTGACGACGTCACGCCCAaacacccttaatgcaagtctatgggaggggccatggTGGCGTACCCCATTAAGCttacaaaaacttatttttaaagtgttaaaataaaacaaacctatataaattggaaaTTAATTGAATTAaagtgcccccaaaatttgcaaaactgtttattttattttattttttttgcaattttgcccTACTGTAGATTTTGTGATAAAAATGAGTGATTAGCATTTTAAAGTACtactggtggcacaaaaaaacaagcccttaaagtgtacccatcagacccaacaaaaaacatttttttttaaatatatcactcagtacctaatcctaaccATGTACAACTTATTTTTGTGTCTCgccccttttttttaaaacttttaatttagctcactagtctgaattcctctcaaaggtaggggcgtggcctcactgtgcaggtctccgcccccttcctcagtatgctgtctgctcacatctcccctagcattagcaaaactacaactcccagcttgtgctcactgacagtagccggacacaagctgacagtgggaggatttttcctccaggtgtgagccctgcgctcacagctgtcaatcaaggaagtgtgtccatgacataggtgatgacgcatggacacagcaggactagtatgtgtccaagcaggcaggggggggggcagtttgactggctttttcagtatgaaatacaaaaaattttgtaatgaaagcaattgcaaaacctattggttatacatgcttacatttttgtatttgacagtgcTCATGTAAATGTGTTGTCTGTAGGTTattaattgaaagcgttatgcttggtgaaggcggggaggaaaaaaaaacaaggaaaactaCAAgaaatgttcttaaggggttatattTCCGGTTCAAAAACAGAATGAAAATCCAATCTTCCACAAAGATCTGTGCCTACACACTTCCCCCACCCTTCAGCCTCAAAAAAAGATTGTATGAGTGAGGtttgggggggggagacatgGCTGATTGTATTTTAATGTGAAATAAAATTGGATTAATGAAAAGAAACAAATTAAGGAATGAATTATGAACacttttattttgtatgtttatTGGTCCTATAGTTTTATAACTTGTATCTATATTTCTGCCAGGGCTCCCCAAAACTAAAGGACCTTGCTTTTCTCAAAGATCAGCTAGAATCCCTGCAACGTAAACTGGAGACCGAAGTGAAGGCCGGAGTAACTCAGGTAATGTTTTAGCTAATGGTCTTTTATTACTTTACTGATGACAGCTCTGAGAAGGTAGTAAAGTAGTTCAGTGTGCAGACAGTGTTCTGGAAGCTTAGGGAACGATTCATGGAAAGGTATTTGATGGGTAATATTGATGCCACATGTATATATTGTTTGGTAATGAAGTGGTTTAAGATGCTGCCTTTGTCACAACATTCTTTTTCTGTTCTATTCACCATAGGACTGAGCAAGTTTGCAAGTCAGGATAGTACTGGATCTCCTTataagacatttaaaggggtactccacccctagacatctaatcccctatccaaaggatagggaataagatgtctgaccgcaggggtcccgcagctgggacaccctgcgatctctgtgcagcacccggcgtttgttttggacgctgggtgcgggctgcgggggtcgtgatgtcatggccatgccccttgtgacatcacaccatgccccctcaatgaaagtctcccatagacttgcattgaggtggtgttccgaacgctggggcagcggagtacccctttaaggttaaattaTGTGATGAGTTATTATAACTAAAGCCACATCCATCCATACCTTTCAAGTTAGTGGTTGACCATGTAATACATAGATGGCTGTATTCTGCCATTAGTCTCCTGTTTTATTCTTTTAATCTGATTCATAATCTAGTTCATGATAAATATAAATCAGGGCTTGTAAATATTTAACAATAACTCAGTCTAGGTTCAGCAATGTTGAATACGTGAAAAATAAACTTCAGTTGTTTGTCTCTTTATAGGAAGGCACTTTTCTGAGCTCTCCATTTCTCAAGGGATTCCTAGCTGGCTATATCGTTTCCAAACTCAGGGCTTCTGCTTTTCTTGGCTTTGTGGTAGGAACTTGCACCGGAATATATGCTGCCCAAGCCTATGCCGTACCCAATGTGGAGAAGACGATCAAGGACTACCTTAGTTCTTTAAGAAAAGGGCCGGATTAGACTGGAATCAAGTGCTGACCCTCCATTACTCGCTTCCTCAATgctttaagtgctttattgaaACTATTCATTGTATGGGATACTTGAGAATTGTACACTGCTGCAGTGTGTGCAGTTGTCTCATCTGGATCTGCACTAGGTAGTAGACTTAGCTCAGCAGATATATCACTCTGCTAAGTGCTTTCCTCCATTTCTTGTCCATATTTAATGCTTGTTTTGGATAAAATGTTACAGAGCCATGGCGAAAGGCAATGAAATTTCACAATTGATCGGCACGCACAACTTTTGCCAGGCAAGCAGTTTCTGACACTCATCCTTTTACTTTTGTGGCTTGGATCCTCCTATATATCATACAAATGGCTTTTATTTAGCAGAGATATTACCTGACATGTATTGTTAGCTCTCAAGACTTCTGTACCTTCAGATTTGCACATACACATtttaatatgtatataaataaatgaaatatgaTGCCAGCTAAGGAACTCTCTGCATAGCTGCCTTTTATATAGTACAGCAGGGATGTTTGTTGTTAATAATATGGGACCAGAGGAAACCGTACATTCCTCTAGTGGTAAGATGCTTAGGGGTGCCCTATGGGGACTGATGCTGGTGGTGTCTGTAGTCATTTATGGGTCTCATGCTCCTCTGATTTTCCTATGCAGAGTCGGTGGACAATTACCTTTCAGCTCATCTTCTGTTGTCCTCCTTATTGAATTATCCAAGTTGATAATATCGGTGGTGATGCTTCTGATCTGGGATTGCAAATCTAGGCATTTAGCAGTCTCGTGTCGGCTGGCCATGCCTTATGCTTTTCCTGCTATCCTGTATGGTGCCAATAATAATTTAGTAGTCCACATGCAGCACTATATGGACCCAAGCAGCTTCCAGGTCTTGAGTAACTTAAAGATTGTCAGTACAGCCCTCATGTACAGCATCTTCTTAAGCCAGAATCTGTCCATCCAGAAGTGGCTAGCCTTGTCCTTACTGACGGTAGCTGGCCTGTTTTACAGCTATGGAGGCATTCAGGATCTAGAAAAGCAATCAACTGACACACATCTCTATATCAGCCTGCAAGGCATCCTCCTCATGGTGATCTACTGCCTGATCTCTGGACTGTCTGCGGTTTACACCGAGGTGACTCTgaaaactcaaaaaatcccactcAGTCTACAGAACATTTTCTTATATTCCTTTGGCATAATGGTCAACTTCTTTGTACACCTGACAGAAAGTGACAGCCAAGGTTTTCTGGATGGGTTCTCGGTTTGGGTTTTGGTTATCATCATAAGCCAGGCCCTCAATGGCTTGATCATGTCTGCTGTAATGAAACACAGCAGTAACCTCACCAGGCTCTTCATCATTTCCTTCTCCATGCTTGTAAATGGACTTTTGTCTTACCTGCTGTTCCAGCTCCAGCTgactcttttgttcttttttgctGTATTTCTCATTGGCTTAGCTGTGTATTTGTTCTATGGCATCAAGTGAAATGGTTCTTGCCAATGTGACATCTCACAATGACCACTCGCTCTTATTCTGCTTGTAAGTTGTTCAGTATTGTTAGGCCAGCAGCAAATCTATTCCCTgtgtgtaatggggggggggacttttgggctgggttcacacatgcagtttgatgcaaattattttaaagctAAGTATGTCCAAAGGAATGAATCGTGCTTCTCTGTTGTATTCACttctttttgggaaaaaaattaaactgTGTGTGTGATTCCATCCATAAAGAAGTTTTCCAGTTTAAAGTATCCAGGTGATAAATGTTACGCAAGTGGTGTTCCATCCTGGTCCTTTCTTCCAGCTGCAAGACTGTGCCTGGAAGGACTTTTAAATGGATCTGTTGTTGAGCATGTACCCTGTCACTACTTTCCTAGCCATCAGGGATGATTGCAAGTCGCTTtaaaccagaatacccctttagggtgtattcacacatacagtaagtatcctgtgcatatttgatgttcaggatttaaagctgtgtttaGTTATTCAGTTTACACTGaactctgcagcatcaaatcctgctatcaaatatgcacaggatactgtatatgtgaatactcCCTTAGGGTATGTACATACGTGCAGTATCTGCTGCTTATTTTGCTACCCAAcactgggtagcaaaatcagctgcagaaaataggcAGCGGATACTCTACGTTtgatatttgatgcacagaatttgaaggagtattccagtatccaattttttttatgttgctgggggactggtgtaaaaaaataaatatacttaCTTCCCGTGTTCCCCACAGCTCCAGCGACTCTGTCTGCCACTGGTCTCCACTTGTTCCTACTTCTGAGACTTCTAAGCAGGACCTCCTCACTTAATAATAGGCCCAGACACGACACCAttgattggctgaatgggcagGTCCTACCCTAAGAAGTAGGAATGATTGTGACTGGACCAGGACCTGCAGGGGACTGGTCTAGGAAGGGTTTCATTTTTAGGTTTAAAGTTTACTGTCATTTTCTATGTTCAAAGGTCAGATACAACAGTGCTGGTTAACTTTCCAAATTATGCTGTTGGCTGATTTCTATATTGCATCTTTTTTTATTGCCAATACTTGCTTTCTCTGTCAAGGGGCTGCTAGCTCAGTGGTGGGTGGGTTGTTCTCTTTCCTTCTCCGTTCACTCCTCCTCTGACAAATTGAGATGTCTGTGAGTTCAgaagtctcctcatacaccacaaaTATCAGTACAGTGATCAGAAATAAGTTGGCAAGAATGGGGAATAATCCAGGACTACAAAATCAGACTTTACAAAGACACACACACCTGCTGTGAGAAATCTACCGGGCAGCAGGAAATACTCTGCTTATGCActaggagcagacacacagggctttcctcaCCACAGCCAAGTGTGTGCAGTGAGGATTTAAGGTGGGCTGCGCGTCACAATTACATCGGTGTGCTCAGCCCGCCACAGAACTCAGAAGTATGTCCACTCATGGCGcatatgcagtgtatttcctgCTGCCCTGGCAGATTTCTCGCAATGTCAAATAcgctgtgtgaccctaccctaaatagggggaaaaaagagTTTGGCTGCAGAGTTTAGAAAGCTTCCCCTAGTGGTGACTTTTAGGCAGCCAAAATTTTAAGGGAGTTCTCACACAGCTTTTAACTCTGTTCtccttttctgtatttttttttctcgaaTGGGATTTAATAAAGAAAGGACTTCGTCTGTTTCCTGATGGATACACTTCTCGCTTTAgattaacaaacttccaaaaaaaaaaaactaccaaacAAGCTGTATGTACAACATTGAATGTCCAGTCTTGATGGCTTTAGATAGGTTGGGATACTTTCTACACCACCTAGTGATCATCTGCTTGGGGTTGTCGCACCTCCTCATTGTTTACATCTGCATATTTGCACAGTGGCTGCACCAGGAGTCAGACCCCTtttaatctaaaaatgtcatagcCCTTAATAGAGGGCATAAAGTTTGGGTATCCCTATGGCATTTAACCTAATGCTGCTCTGACCAACATAAAGATATCTGTATAGGTCCAGATTCATGTCATGAGTCAGAATGAGCTATTGATGCATCCTTAATAAAGAATACCTATTATACAACAAGTTTTTATTGCTTGAGCAATGTACCCAAAGACTGACCTGTTCCACTGTTGGAGCTGCTGTTCCTGTGTCAAGGAAGAGCGAGCCAACCTAAGTGAGTCACTTGCCAGATTTTTAAAGAGTAACTTTAATGGTGCTGCGGCTGCAGAATATCTGTTTAAATCTCCCGACCGCGATCAGGGTACCAGATATAACTGAAGTCTCATCCAAGTCTATGGGCCGTGCAAATATTTATCCTGTTCGATGTAGTCTTTAGCTATGAAGTTCCAAAGTATCCTGCCACCAGAACGTGATTGGAGATACGCTTTAAAGCAAGCTGGGTGCTATTGAATTCATATGCATAATAAACAATGAGTTTTGGTTGGGAGGGGTGGGAGTgttctcttttgttttttcttgaaACATAACAGCCATGTGTCCTCTTCCTGCATCAAAATATAACAGAAGTTCTAATACCAAAAAATATAACCCTACATCTTGCATGTTAAAATGCTATTTAAAATTATTAcatatattttagatttttggctaaaatatAACTGAAATCCTTATCTATGGTCAACAAAGTACTCATACTTTTGTAAtgcataataaaatgtatttttgtttttctaaGTGTGACCCAAAACTGTTATTGTGTCAAAAACTGATACGTAATAGTAAAGACTGCTAATATGTTGGTCAAAAATTTATAATTTAAGGCATCAAGTTTTGAAGCATAGTTTTtgaagggtaactctcattaaaacatttttggtaaataaaaaacatacagtggtccctcaacatacgatggtaattcgttccaaacaacccatcatttgtcgaatctatggtatgttgagggatccgtgcaatgtaaaaagtgcattactcacctgtccctgctgctctggaccgcgtcctcaccactcccaatggtctcccaggggctcccgatgctgtcccgctgctccggcggcTTCCGCATCTTCACCGgagtccgggccttgctttctggtgacgttattacgttagtGCGCCGGGAGGGCGTGCGCAgctacgtaataacgacgccggaaagcgaggcccggaccccggagaggacccggagcagcggggataggtaaatgagcctgctggggcacattacactgctatctgacagcagcttaagcattttccactgccggatagcagttaatgcgatggccccgacatataaaagcatcgtatgtcgatgctgacatatgtcggggccatcgcatgttggggggttactgtatttccaatatactttgttttaaaaaaaaaaaatgaagttttatttgtgcttaaatatgctcaagagcacattttcccccccatctcacacacagacttgggaccgaagcccaaacGCAGAAAGTGCATcctggagtgctgaagggggtgtgtccagcctcatccaatcatagctcctctcacacttaactgccatatgctgttggttggacccacccgagcactccaggctgcacttcctgtttttggtcttcggtccaaagtctgtggatgagatggggggggggggggggggaattagcttttttttttttttaagcacaaataaaacattgaaaacttaatttttttttaaacaaagtatattagaaatattttttatttaccaaaaattagttttaatgagtgaCCTTTTAAGCTATAAAACAACATTTCTGGATGCTTTCTCAAAAAGAGAGACTGCCCACGTTCGGCAATCAAGATGGCAAGGCAACTGTATGACGCCCATTGAGTTTTGTGAAGTCCtataaattaaaaacaaactCACGCACATAACTCATTTGGTTTCATGCAGTTGCCTTTGCAACATCTGCAACCTGTCAAAATGGCATGTCGACGTATATGCGCACGGAGAGGCATAGATCCCATTGACCCATTAATGGCCTAAATGTAGTCAGATTTCTTACATtcacacataccgtattttttgccctttaggacacaccggcatataagacgcacccaattttaaaggtgcaaaatctagaaaaaaaagattctgcacccaacagtgatcttcaacctgcggacctccagatgttgcaaaactacaactccgggcatgctgggagttgtagttttgctacatctggaggtctgcaggttgaagaccactggtatagggggtagtactcacgtgtccccgccgctccggacctgtcaaggctcgtcaccgctgccctggatgtcactccatcgctgtcgccacgtccccggggtgtccccgacgcttcggacgtcttcttccccgagaTCCACGCTCCgacgccgtcatcacgtcgctacgcacgccgctcctattggatgacgggaaggcgtgagcaacaacgtgatgacgtcgaaggagagcgccggccatgcaggggatcccggcccggagcagacaccaaggaggcaggtaagttccttccaggtgtcctgtaagctgtacgggacgccgtgatttcaccacggcgtcccgaacagcccgactgagcagccgggttagtgtcactttggcttcagacgcggcagtcagctttgatcgccacgtctgaaggtttaatacagggcatcaccgcgatcagtgatgtcctgtattagtcgcgggtcctggccgttgatggccacagggaccgacccgataggtgtgttcGCCAtctaagacgcaccaactttcccccccccccccccccccccccagttttggggaagaaaaagtgcgtcttatacggcgaaaaatacggtatattttgtTTTGGATTCAAAAGCATGGATTGCTGTACTTTTAAATCTGAGGCAAAACACTGTATGGGTAGGACATTTCCCAAATGTAGTCAGTTGACTATGCTGAGGTTGTGAAACTTCATTAGGCCTGTGCCTGTCCTTGCGCATAGACGTCAGCATCCCATATTGTCAGTTTGCTGACATATATTTTCCTTGGAAGGTACAATCAGTTTGAAAATAGCCTTATAGAGTTGTCCAGTGAACATCAAGTTATCCCCTCTCCACACTTCTATGGCAGCGCTGGAGATGCCCAAGTGTTGTATTTAGGTGTcttcagcactcccatagaaattattGAAGCGTGTTTCATCAGCTCTGAGAGCTCCTTGTTATGTAGATCGAGGGGGATAAGTTGCCCTGTGACTTTAGGATTCATTTTAACTAATGATCAGCAGCTTAAGCAAAACAATAATTTACATGCAATTTTATGAACTTCAGCTTTTACTCGGCAGTCAAAACTAAGCGCTAAAATGTTAGTGCTGCAAAACCAAAacagatatgcaaaaaaatacatacaataataaaaataaaaagaggataaaataaggcactacaatagcagtcacagaagatgggagcaggcAAGTAATGTGGACCTACATTGAGTACAGGGAATAACTGGTGTATCATAGAAAATACAAATGTAAACATGGAAGAGGTCACTGAATATCATTCCAAAATGTCCATAAACATATGGGTAACAAACAGTATGACAGTGACACATCAAAGAATGTCCTAAAAAGGAAAGAGTACAATGAACAGAGAGTATTTTCTCTTGTACTCTTCCCTTTTCAGGACATTCTTTGATGTGTCACTGTCATACTGTTTGTTACCCATATGTTTATGGACATTTTGGAATGATATTCAGTGACCTCTTCCATGTTTACATTTGTATTTTCTATGATACACCAGttattccctgtactccatgtaggTCCACATTACTTgcctgctcccatcttctgtgactgctattgtagtgccttattttatctatcctctttttatttttattattgtatgtattttttttgcatatgtgttaataaaagctaattatattttacatgatcttgttctattttgttggtagtgTTATGTTATAGCGGACCAGCTGTGGTTTCTTTACTTAGttgctgtgtatgtatgaattaaAACCAAAACAGAGTATAACCCTTGCCTTTTACTAAAAGGGCTCCTGCACATAACTGTGTATTAACAACTATGAAGATTGTGTCAGGTAGCCAAGTGATTGCAAAACATAGAAccaagactttaaaaaaaataataaaaaatctgcATCATTCAGAGTTGGTTTGAGGTTATTTTTTTtggagaggatggggggggggggggtggctttgGATGAACTGGAATTTGCTGGTACAAAAGGTTACACTTTTTAATGGACAACATTTTGTGTACCAGTATCCAATGTAGGTAGTTTTAAGAAATATGCAACCAAGTTCCTCTCCCTATGGTTAAACCCTTTTGCATCTCTACACCTGTCTTAGTAGCCACTTGTACACCTAGGCTTTTCGCTGATGTAGACAGGTTTGGGCTTCATTGTTCATTAGTTGTGTGATAGTTATGTTATGTTTAACTTGTTGGCGATGCTGCTCCCGCCTATATCTGTATCGGCATGCCTCTATCTGATGATGATACTGTGTAGAT is drawn from Hyla sarda isolate aHylSar1 chromosome 4, aHylSar1.hap1, whole genome shotgun sequence and contains these coding sequences:
- the SLC35A4 gene encoding probable UDP-sugar transporter protein SLC35A4, which produces MADDKGSPKLKDLAFLKDQLESLQRKLETEVKAGVTQEGTFLSSPFLKGFLAGYIVSKLRASAFLGFVVGTCTGIYAAQAYAVPNVEKTIKDYLSSLRKGPD
- the LOC130267259 gene encoding probable UDP-sugar transporter protein SLC35A4, whose translation is MFVVNNMGPEETVHSSSGKMLRGALWGLMLVVSVVIYGSHAPLIFLCRVGGQLPFSSSSVVLLIELSKLIISVVMLLIWDCKSRHLAVSCRLAMPYAFPAILYGANNNLVVHMQHYMDPSSFQVLSNLKIVSTALMYSIFLSQNLSIQKWLALSLLTVAGLFYSYGGIQDLEKQSTDTHLYISLQGILLMVIYCLISGLSAVYTEVTLKTQKIPLSLQNIFLYSFGIMVNFFVHLTESDSQGFLDGFSVWVLVIIISQALNGLIMSAVMKHSSNLTRLFIISFSMLVNGLLSYLLFQLQLTLLFFFAVFLIGLAVYLFYGIK